One region of Lathamus discolor isolate bLatDis1 chromosome 2, bLatDis1.hap1, whole genome shotgun sequence genomic DNA includes:
- the MRPL32 gene encoding large ribosomal subunit protein bL32m — MAALVLVFSPLPRLRGLLQRCWRRLEGGLLPGFCGGRSLPWGPTLAVQAPACLPQPGHDTSEGNEAQSLLDSILWMAAPKKRRTIEVNRCRRRNPNKLIKVKTNIDICPECGNLKQKHILCGYCYAKVKAETQLIRKEMFKQEGGPFNAPTVETVVLYDGEKPTEKDAGKRIIERARKRPSWFAQN, encoded by the exons ATGGCGGCTCTAGTGTTGGTGTTCTCCCCGCTGCCGCGGCTCCGCGGTCTGCTTCAGCGCTGCTGGCGGCGGCTGGAGGGCGGACTCTTGCCGGGCTTCTGTGGCGGACGGAGCCTGCCCTGGG gaCCAACGCTAGCTGTTCAGGCTCCAGCATGCCTTCCACAGCCAGGACATGACACCAGTGAAGGTAATGAGGCGCAGAGCCTGTTGGACAGCATATTGTGGATGGCAGCACCGAAGAAAAGGCGCACCATAGAAGTGAACCGCTGCAGGCGAAGAAACCCCAATAAGCTTATAAAAGTCAAG acaaacaTAGACATTTGTCCTGAGTGTGGAAACTTGAAACAGAAACACATCCTTTGTGGCTATTGTTATGCAAAGGTCAAAGCAGAAACTCAACTGATCCGGAAGGAAATGTTTAAACAGGAAGGAGGGCCATTTAATGCTCCAACTGTAGAGACTGTCGTCCTGTATGATGGAGAAAAGCCCACAGAAAAAGATGCAGGCAAGAGGATCATTGAAAGAGCCAGGAAGCGCCCATCTTGGTTTGCTCAAAATTGA
- the PSMA2 gene encoding proteasome subunit alpha type-2: MAERGYSFSLTTFSPSGKLVQIEYALAAVAAGAPSVGIKAANGVVLATEKKQKSILYDERSVHKVEPITKHIGLVYSGMGPDYRVLVHRARKLAQQYYLVYHEPIPTAQLVQRIASVMQEYTQSGGVRPFGVSLLICGWNEGRPYLFQSDPSGAYFAWKATAMGKNYVNGKTFLEKRYNEDLELEDAIHTAILTLKESFEGQMTEDNIEVGICNEAGFRRLTPTEVKDYLAAIA, encoded by the exons ATGGCGGAGCGCGGGTACAGCTTCTCCCTCACCACGTTCAG tcCTTCTGGAAAGCTTGTTCAGATTGAATatgctttggctgcagtggctgcaggaGCTCCATCAGTTGGCATTAAAG CTGCAAATGGAGTGGTGTTGGCAACTGAGAAGAAGCAGAAATCCATCCTTTATGATGAAAGGAGTGTCCACAAAGTAGAACCAATTACCAAACATATAGGTTTAGTGTACAGTGGTATGGGTCCAGATTACAG AGTACTTGTGCACAGAGCTCGGAAGCTGGCCCAGCAATACTACTTGGTTTATCATGAGCCCATCCCAACAGCTCAGCTAGTACAGAGAATTGCTTCTGTGATGCAGGAATACACACAATCTgg TGGTGTTCGTCCATTTGGTGTATCACTGCTAATATGTGGCTGGAATGAAGGGCGGCCCTATTTATTTCAGTCAGATCCATCT GGAGCTTACTTTGCATGGAAAGCAACAGCAATGGGAAAAAATTACGTCAACGGGAAGACATTCCTTGAGAAAAG ATACAACGAAGATTTGGAGCTTGAAGATGCCATTCATACAGCTATCTTAACACTAAAG gAGAGCTTTGAAGGGCAGATGACAGAAGACAATATCGAAGTTGGCATCTGTAATGAAGCAGGTTTTAGGAGGCTTACTCCAACTGAGGTTAAGGACTACTTGGCTGCAATAGCCTAG
- the C2H7orf25 gene encoding UPF0415 protein C7orf25 homolog isoform X1, protein MNNVSNMSVQLLLCERIAVAKELIKRAEALSRSQKGRIEGGAKLCSKLKAELNFLHKVEAGKVAIKESHLQSTNLTHLQAVIQSAENLEDVVSVLHVFAYEDRFGDKQTLVVDVVANGGHTWVKAIGRKAEALHNIWLGRGQYGDKSIIEQAEDFLQASHQQPVEYSSPHIIFAFYNSVSSPMAERLKEMGISVRGDIVAVNSLAEPSTENQHLGTSESDEEGPELLQVTRVDRENLVARVAFPTQIKVNVCNRVNLDITTLITYVSALSYGGCNFIFKEKVLTEQAAQERRERVLPQLEEFMEGKELFACESAVRDFQSILETLGGPGEKERAAMLVKRIQVVRDQPSDRALGLVASSKINSRSLTIFGTGDTLKAITMTANSGFVRAAANQGVRFSVFVHQPRALTESKESVATPLPKSCPPGNGL, encoded by the exons AT GAATAATGtttccaacatgtctgtgcagTTGCTGCTTTGTGAAAGAATTGCTGTTGCCAAAGAATTGATCAAGAGAGCAGAAGCCCTTTCCAGGTCCCAGAAAGGAAGAATAGAAGGCGGGGCAAAACTGTGCAGCAAACTGAAGGCTGAGCTAAACTTCTTACACAAGGTAGAAGCAGGGAAGGTGGCCATTAAAGAATCCCATCTGCAAAGTACAAACCTTACCCATCTCCAGGCCGTTATCCAGTCAGCGGAGAACCTGGAGGATGTTGTCAGTGTCCTCCATGTCTTTGCTTATGAGGACAGGTTTGGAGACAAGCAGACGCTTGTGGTGGATGTTGTTGCAAACGGAGGTCACACATGGGTGAAGGCCATCGGCCGcaaggctgaggctctgcatAACATCTGGCTGGGGAGAGGCCAGTATGGTGACAAAAGCATCATTGAGCAGGCAGAGGACTTCTTGCAAGCAAGTCATCAGCAGCCAGTGGAGTACAGCAGTCCCCACATAATCTTTGCCTTCTACAACAGCGTGTCCAGTCCTATGGCAGAGCGGCTCAAGGAGATGGGAATATCTGTGCGAGGAGACATTGTAGCTGTGAACTCACTGGCAGAGCCATCCACAGAAAACCAGCACCTTGGCACCAGTGAATCGGATGAAGAAGGCCCTGAACTTCTACAGGTGACCAGAGTAGACCGGGAGAATTTAGTGGCCAGAGTTGCTTTTCCTACCCAGATTAAAGTAAACGTGTGCAATAGAGTTAACTTGGACATCACTACCTTAATAACCTATGTCTCTGCTCTGAGCTATGGTGGCTGCAACTTCATCTTCAAAGAGAAAGTGCTAACAGAGCAAGCAGCtcaggaaaggagggagagagtCCTGCCTCAGCTGGAGGAGTTCATGGAGGGGAAGGAGCTCTTTGCCTGTGAGTCTGCTGTCCGAGATTTTCAGTCCATCTTGGAAACGCTGGGAGGACCTGGGGAGAAAGAACGAGCTGCAATGCTTGTGAAAAGAATTCAAGTGGTGCGAGATCAGCCATCTGACCGTGCCTTAGGACTAGTGGCTAGTTCAAAAATCAACAGCcgttctctaaccatttttgggACAGGAGACACTTTAAAAGCCATCACCATGACTGCAAATAGTGGTTTTGTGAGGGCAGCAGCTAATCAAGGTGTCAGGTTCAGTGTTTTTGTCCATCAGCCACGGGCATTGACAGAAAGCAAGGAATCTGTTGCCACACCTTTACCAAAGAGCTGCCCACCTGGTAATGGACTATAA
- the C2H7orf25 gene encoding UPF0415 protein C7orf25 homolog isoform X2: protein MSVQLLLCERIAVAKELIKRAEALSRSQKGRIEGGAKLCSKLKAELNFLHKVEAGKVAIKESHLQSTNLTHLQAVIQSAENLEDVVSVLHVFAYEDRFGDKQTLVVDVVANGGHTWVKAIGRKAEALHNIWLGRGQYGDKSIIEQAEDFLQASHQQPVEYSSPHIIFAFYNSVSSPMAERLKEMGISVRGDIVAVNSLAEPSTENQHLGTSESDEEGPELLQVTRVDRENLVARVAFPTQIKVNVCNRVNLDITTLITYVSALSYGGCNFIFKEKVLTEQAAQERRERVLPQLEEFMEGKELFACESAVRDFQSILETLGGPGEKERAAMLVKRIQVVRDQPSDRALGLVASSKINSRSLTIFGTGDTLKAITMTANSGFVRAAANQGVRFSVFVHQPRALTESKESVATPLPKSCPPGNGL, encoded by the coding sequence atgtctgtgcagTTGCTGCTTTGTGAAAGAATTGCTGTTGCCAAAGAATTGATCAAGAGAGCAGAAGCCCTTTCCAGGTCCCAGAAAGGAAGAATAGAAGGCGGGGCAAAACTGTGCAGCAAACTGAAGGCTGAGCTAAACTTCTTACACAAGGTAGAAGCAGGGAAGGTGGCCATTAAAGAATCCCATCTGCAAAGTACAAACCTTACCCATCTCCAGGCCGTTATCCAGTCAGCGGAGAACCTGGAGGATGTTGTCAGTGTCCTCCATGTCTTTGCTTATGAGGACAGGTTTGGAGACAAGCAGACGCTTGTGGTGGATGTTGTTGCAAACGGAGGTCACACATGGGTGAAGGCCATCGGCCGcaaggctgaggctctgcatAACATCTGGCTGGGGAGAGGCCAGTATGGTGACAAAAGCATCATTGAGCAGGCAGAGGACTTCTTGCAAGCAAGTCATCAGCAGCCAGTGGAGTACAGCAGTCCCCACATAATCTTTGCCTTCTACAACAGCGTGTCCAGTCCTATGGCAGAGCGGCTCAAGGAGATGGGAATATCTGTGCGAGGAGACATTGTAGCTGTGAACTCACTGGCAGAGCCATCCACAGAAAACCAGCACCTTGGCACCAGTGAATCGGATGAAGAAGGCCCTGAACTTCTACAGGTGACCAGAGTAGACCGGGAGAATTTAGTGGCCAGAGTTGCTTTTCCTACCCAGATTAAAGTAAACGTGTGCAATAGAGTTAACTTGGACATCACTACCTTAATAACCTATGTCTCTGCTCTGAGCTATGGTGGCTGCAACTTCATCTTCAAAGAGAAAGTGCTAACAGAGCAAGCAGCtcaggaaaggagggagagagtCCTGCCTCAGCTGGAGGAGTTCATGGAGGGGAAGGAGCTCTTTGCCTGTGAGTCTGCTGTCCGAGATTTTCAGTCCATCTTGGAAACGCTGGGAGGACCTGGGGAGAAAGAACGAGCTGCAATGCTTGTGAAAAGAATTCAAGTGGTGCGAGATCAGCCATCTGACCGTGCCTTAGGACTAGTGGCTAGTTCAAAAATCAACAGCcgttctctaaccatttttgggACAGGAGACACTTTAAAAGCCATCACCATGACTGCAAATAGTGGTTTTGTGAGGGCAGCAGCTAATCAAGGTGTCAGGTTCAGTGTTTTTGTCCATCAGCCACGGGCATTGACAGAAAGCAAGGAATCTGTTGCCACACCTTTACCAAAGAGCTGCCCACCTGGTAATGGACTATAA